A genomic window from Polaribacter gangjinensis includes:
- a CDS encoding S41 family peptidase has translation MKNFTSSLLFSVVIFLVSCEKNDGIGLDPTTADEINHFIWKGMNTYYLWQEDVPVLADNRFGNLGELYAYFRGFSSPESVFESLRFQPELTDRFSVIVDDYVALENSFQGITLNSGMEFGLVRYVNSNTNIFCYVRYVLPNSDAATKGIQRGMIFTTVNGTQLTDTNFGNLLFNDSPNYTIGFANYNNGNPTSNGISISLNKAQLQENPVAISKIITEGTKKIGYLLYNQFSSSFDGQLNAAFANFKTQNIDELIVDLRYNGGGSVQTATYLGSMITGQFNGQLYSKEIWNSRVMNALPASRFVNNFTNQIRNVDSNGNVTLNESINSLGMTKVYFIVSSSTASASELVINSLSAYIDVYLVGRKTVGKQVGSITLYDSENLLRNGKNLNNKHAYAIQPIVLEISNKDNQNHPEGFTPGTSLPGIELAENFGNLGVLGERSDPLLDRTITYILTGAKSSFDLKIQPFQDEIFNSKLASPTSNNMYVELK, from the coding sequence ATGAAAAATTTCACTTCTTCTCTCCTATTCTCAGTTGTTATTTTTTTGGTTTCTTGTGAAAAAAATGACGGAATTGGTTTAGACCCAACTACTGCAGATGAAATCAATCATTTTATATGGAAAGGCATGAATACCTATTATTTGTGGCAAGAAGATGTTCCTGTTTTAGCCGATAATCGTTTTGGAAATTTAGGAGAATTGTATGCTTATTTCAGAGGATTTTCTTCTCCTGAATCGGTTTTTGAAAGTTTGCGTTTTCAACCTGAATTGACAGATCGTTTTTCGGTAATTGTTGATGATTATGTGGCTTTAGAAAACTCTTTTCAAGGAATTACATTGAACAGTGGAATGGAATTTGGATTGGTAAGATATGTCAATTCGAACACCAATATTTTTTGTTATGTGCGTTATGTGCTACCAAATTCGGATGCTGCAACCAAAGGCATTCAAAGAGGGATGATTTTTACAACTGTTAATGGAACTCAACTTACAGACACCAATTTTGGGAATTTATTGTTCAATGATTCACCCAATTATACCATAGGTTTTGCCAATTATAATAACGGAAATCCAACTTCAAATGGTATTTCAATTTCATTAAATAAAGCACAATTGCAAGAAAATCCTGTGGCTATTTCAAAAATAATTACTGAGGGAACTAAAAAAATTGGGTATTTATTATACAATCAATTTTCAAGTTCTTTTGACGGACAATTGAATGCTGCTTTTGCCAATTTTAAAACACAAAATATTGATGAATTGATTGTTGATTTGCGCTATAATGGTGGTGGATCTGTACAAACAGCTACCTATTTAGGTAGTATGATAACTGGCCAATTTAATGGGCAATTGTACTCAAAAGAAATTTGGAATAGCAGAGTAATGAATGCGCTACCTGCAAGTCGTTTTGTAAATAATTTCACCAATCAAATCAGAAATGTGGATAGCAATGGGAATGTTACTCTCAATGAAAGCATCAATAGTTTAGGAATGACAAAAGTATATTTTATAGTTTCTAGCAGTACAGCTTCTGCATCAGAATTGGTGATCAATTCATTAAGTGCCTATATTGATGTGTATTTAGTTGGTAGAAAAACTGTAGGAAAACAAGTAGGCTCCATCACTTTATATGATTCTGAAAATTTGCTAAGAAATGGCAAAAACTTAAACAATAAGCATGCATATGCAATTCAACCTATTGTTTTGGAAATCAGTAATAAAGACAATCAAAATCATCCAGAAGGATTTACGCCAGGTACAAGTTTACCAGGAATTGAATTGGCTGAAAATTTCGGGAATTTAGGTGTTTTAGGTGAACGCTCTGATCCATTGTTAGATAGAACAATTACCTATATTTTGACAGGAGCAAAATCCTCTTTTGATTTAAAAATTCAACCTTTTCAGGATGAAATTTTCAATTCGAAATTGGCTTCGCCTACCAGTAATAATATGTATGTTGAATTAAAGTAG
- the fahA gene encoding fumarylacetoacetase yields the protein MIITANNPNRKSWLKVEPDSDFPIQNIPFGVFITRDDIITIGSRIGDYAIDLGAFHQLGYFDGIPLTDDMFLQDNLNDFIADGRKTWRLVRNRIAEVFDVKNGILRDNADHKDKIIFRMDEIEMLLPVAIGDYTDFYASKEHATNVGSLFRDPENALLPNWLHIPIGYHGRSSSIVPSGTPIRRPYGQTKPAEGSNTPGFGPTKLLDFELEMAFITTDANVLGERIDIDEAEEYIFGLVQFNDWSARDIQAWEYVPLGPFLGKNFASTISPWIVTLDALEPFRVDNPKQEIEPLPYLKQKGKGSFDIHLQVAIKPENGEETVVSNSNFKYMYWTMAQQLAHHTVNGCPVESGDMMGSGTISGPTKDSFGSMLELTWKGQNPITLKDGTTRKFINDHDTVIMRAHCKNSKVRIGFGECSGKILPAK from the coding sequence ATGATTATAACCGCAAATAACCCCAATAGAAAATCTTGGTTGAAAGTTGAACCAGATTCTGATTTCCCTATTCAAAACATTCCTTTTGGTGTTTTTATCACTAGAGATGATATCATCACTATTGGAAGTAGAATTGGTGATTATGCAATTGATTTGGGGGCTTTTCATCAATTAGGCTATTTTGATGGTATTCCGTTAACAGACGATATGTTTTTACAAGATAATTTGAATGATTTTATAGCAGATGGTCGTAAAACTTGGCGTTTGGTAAGGAATAGAATTGCCGAAGTTTTTGATGTAAAAAACGGAATTTTAAGAGACAATGCTGATCATAAAGACAAAATCATCTTTAGGATGGATGAAATTGAAATGTTATTGCCAGTTGCCATTGGCGATTATACCGATTTTTATGCTAGCAAAGAACACGCAACCAATGTAGGTTCGCTGTTTAGAGATCCTGAAAATGCATTGTTGCCAAATTGGTTGCACATTCCTATTGGATATCATGGAAGAAGTTCATCAATTGTTCCTTCAGGAACTCCCATCAGAAGACCTTACGGACAAACAAAACCTGCAGAAGGTAGTAACACACCTGGATTTGGTCCTACAAAATTGTTGGATTTTGAATTGGAAATGGCGTTTATCACTACTGATGCTAATGTTTTAGGAGAACGAATTGATATTGACGAAGCAGAAGAATATATTTTTGGATTGGTGCAGTTTAATGATTGGTCTGCCAGAGATATTCAGGCTTGGGAATATGTGCCCTTAGGCCCATTTTTAGGAAAGAATTTTGCATCAACCATTTCACCTTGGATTGTAACTTTAGATGCTTTAGAGCCATTTAGAGTGGACAATCCAAAACAAGAAATTGAGCCTCTTCCCTATTTAAAACAAAAAGGTAAAGGCAGTTTTGATATTCATTTGCAAGTAGCTATTAAACCTGAAAATGGTGAAGAAACTGTTGTAAGCAACTCAAACTTCAAGTATATGTATTGGACAATGGCACAACAATTGGCACATCATACTGTAAATGGTTGTCCTGTAGAATCTGGAGATATGATGGGTTCAGGAACAATTTCAGGTCCTACAAAAGATAGTTTTGGTTCTATGCTCGAATTGACTTGGAAAGGTCAAAATCCAATTACGCTAAAAGACGGAACAACCCGAAAATTCATCAATGATCATGATACTGTAATTATGCGTGCACATTGCAAAAACAGCAAAGTTCGTATTGGTTTTGGAGAATGTTCTGGGAAAATATTGCCTGCGAAATAG
- the glyA gene encoding serine hydroxymethyltransferase has protein sequence MQLDHQIFDLIEQENERQLHGLELIASENFVSDQVMRAQGSVLTNKYAEGYPEKRYYGGCEIVDIVEQIAIDRAKELFGASYVNVQPHSGSQANTAVFAACLNPGDKILGFDLSHGGHLTHGSPVNFSGKLYKPSFYGVERETGVLNYDKIQEIAAIEKPKLIIAGASAYSRDMDFKRFREIADSVGAILMADISHPAGLIAKGILNDPIPHCHIVTTTTHKTLRGPRGGMIMVGEDFENTFGDLLKNGTPKKISTLLNSAVFPGNQGGPLEHVIAAKAVAFGEALTDEFLEYQIQVKKNAAKMAAEFVSRGYHLISGGTDNHCMLIDLHNKNISGKDAEIALGKADITVNKNMVPFDDKSPFITSGIRVGTPAVTTRGLKEDDMVKIVDFIDESIQNADNEAALHDIGERVSDMMSARRLFVM, from the coding sequence ATGCAATTAGATCATCAAATTTTCGACCTTATAGAGCAAGAAAATGAAAGACAACTACATGGATTAGAATTAATCGCTTCTGAAAATTTTGTAAGCGACCAAGTAATGAGAGCTCAAGGGTCTGTATTGACCAATAAATATGCTGAAGGATATCCTGAAAAAAGATATTATGGAGGTTGTGAAATTGTGGATATTGTAGAACAAATTGCTATTGACAGAGCCAAAGAATTATTTGGAGCTTCGTATGTAAATGTACAGCCACACTCTGGATCGCAAGCAAATACGGCTGTTTTTGCAGCTTGTTTAAATCCTGGTGATAAAATTTTAGGATTTGATTTGTCTCATGGAGGACATTTAACACACGGTTCGCCTGTAAACTTTTCTGGAAAATTATACAAACCATCTTTTTATGGTGTTGAGAGAGAAACAGGAGTTTTGAATTATGATAAAATTCAAGAAATCGCAGCAATCGAAAAACCAAAATTAATCATAGCTGGTGCCTCTGCATATTCAAGAGACATGGATTTTAAACGTTTTAGGGAAATTGCAGACAGTGTTGGTGCTATTTTGATGGCAGATATTTCACATCCTGCAGGATTGATTGCAAAGGGAATTTTGAATGATCCAATTCCGCATTGCCATATTGTTACAACAACAACGCACAAAACATTGAGAGGTCCAAGAGGAGGAATGATAATGGTTGGTGAAGATTTTGAAAATACCTTTGGTGATTTATTGAAAAACGGAACACCTAAAAAAATATCAACCTTGTTAAATTCGGCTGTTTTCCCAGGAAATCAAGGAGGACCTTTAGAGCATGTAATAGCTGCAAAAGCAGTGGCTTTTGGGGAGGCTTTGACAGATGAATTTTTAGAATATCAGATTCAAGTGAAGAAAAATGCGGCTAAAATGGCAGCAGAATTTGTTTCAAGAGGCTATCATTTAATTTCTGGAGGAACAGACAACCACTGTATGTTGATTGATTTGCACAACAAAAATATTTCAGGAAAAGATGCAGAAATTGCTCTTGGTAAGGCAGATATTACCGTAAATAAAAATATGGTTCCTTTTGATGATAAGAGTCCTTTTATTACTTCAGGAATTCGTGTTGGTACTCCTGCTGTTACCACTCGTGGGTTGAAAGAAGATGACATGGTAAAAATTGTTGATTTTATTGACGAATCAATTCAAAATGCTGATAATGAGGCTGCATTGCATGATATTGGAGAACGTGTTTCTGATATGATGAGTGCACGAAGATTATTTGTAATGTAA
- a CDS encoding DUF481 domain-containing protein: MKKCLLCFLLFPIFIFGQLNESDTLKIKGQLSLTGFWQGGNVQTVIFRAKAEGSVIPFKNSVFKTTNSYVYQEFGKVKADEDILSLNFLYFNTDKKIYPLLLGFVSTNFRREIDVRYLFGAGLTFQVFNDKTNWLKVSLSSEYEQTNFNKTNFTRPEYNGNSTINTWRGTIWLNGKYYLFKKKLILNHESYFQPSFQDYKNYRWQADVSAELPIWKYLNFKISYLHTSESLVIENQKQEDQFLSFGFTLKSF; this comes from the coding sequence ATGAAAAAGTGTTTGTTATGTTTCCTCTTATTTCCCATTTTTATTTTTGGGCAACTCAATGAAAGTGACACTCTTAAAATAAAAGGACAATTGTCTTTGACAGGATTTTGGCAAGGTGGTAATGTGCAAACCGTTATTTTTAGAGCCAAAGCAGAAGGAAGTGTGATTCCGTTTAAAAACAGCGTTTTTAAAACGACCAATTCGTATGTGTATCAAGAATTCGGAAAAGTAAAAGCGGATGAAGATATTTTGAGTTTGAACTTTTTATACTTTAATACGGATAAAAAAATATATCCATTGCTTTTGGGATTTGTAAGTACCAATTTTAGACGAGAAATTGATGTACGGTATCTTTTTGGGGCAGGACTCACTTTTCAGGTGTTTAACGATAAAACGAATTGGTTAAAAGTTTCTTTATCAAGCGAATACGAACAAACAAATTTTAATAAAACCAATTTTACTCGTCCTGAATATAATGGAAATTCGACCATAAACACTTGGCGTGGAACGATTTGGTTGAATGGAAAATACTATCTATTTAAAAAGAAATTGATTTTGAATCATGAAAGTTATTTTCAACCTTCATTTCAAGATTATAAAAATTATCGTTGGCAAGCAGATGTCAGTGCAGAATTGCCTATTTGGAAATACTTAAATTTCAAAATTAGCTATTTGCATACTTCCGAAAGCTTGGTAATTGAAAATCAAAAACAAGAAGATCAGTTTTTGTCTTTCGGTTTTACTTTAAAAAGCTTTTAA
- a CDS encoding WD40/YVTN/BNR-like repeat-containing protein, which produces MKSIFLFIFTFLLLTACQQNYIPRNSITIKIDEFKQDSTSIRAIIAINSNTVHYAGSNGDIGFTKDAGKTWTVKKIVFQDSIKPHFRSLATNGNSIFALSIANPALLYKIKNDESKLVYQENHERVFYDALQFFEDGIHGIAVGDPTENCASIIITSDGGQTWQKISCDKLPFFDKEEAFFAASNTNIKTLGKKVWIGSGGKKARILFSDNYGETWQIFNTPIIQGNGPQGIYSIDFFDEKTGIAIGGNYAKPTENYANIATTSDGGKTWKVVANGKNAGYKSCVQYIPDTQGKELLAVGITGISFSNDGGNSWKKISDEQYYSIQFIDKNTAWLSGAQKIGKLSIH; this is translated from the coding sequence ATGAAATCAATATTCCTATTTATTTTCACTTTCCTTTTACTAACTGCTTGTCAGCAAAATTATATTCCAAGAAATTCGATAACTATAAAAATTGATGAATTTAAACAAGACAGCACAAGTATCAGAGCAATTATCGCAATTAATTCGAATACAGTGCATTATGCAGGATCAAATGGTGATATTGGTTTTACGAAAGATGCCGGAAAAACATGGACTGTAAAAAAAATAGTATTTCAAGATTCTATTAAACCACATTTTAGAAGTTTAGCTACCAATGGAAACTCGATTTTTGCACTTTCAATTGCAAATCCTGCATTGTTGTATAAAATTAAAAATGATGAAAGTAAATTGGTATATCAAGAAAATCACGAACGTGTTTTTTATGATGCTTTGCAATTTTTTGAAGACGGAATTCACGGAATTGCTGTTGGTGATCCAACAGAAAATTGCGCTTCTATTATTATTACAAGTGATGGTGGACAAACTTGGCAAAAGATTTCTTGTGATAAATTGCCATTTTTTGATAAGGAAGAAGCATTTTTTGCAGCAAGCAATACCAATATCAAAACTTTAGGAAAAAAAGTTTGGATTGGTTCTGGAGGAAAAAAAGCACGGATTTTATTTTCCGATAATTATGGTGAAACTTGGCAGATTTTTAACACGCCAATTATACAAGGAAATGGACCTCAAGGAATTTATTCTATTGACTTTTTTGATGAAAAAACTGGGATTGCAATAGGTGGAAATTACGCAAAACCAACTGAGAATTATGCCAATATTGCCACAACATCTGATGGAGGAAAAACGTGGAAGGTGGTTGCTAATGGAAAAAATGCAGGCTATAAAAGTTGTGTACAATACATTCCTGATACTCAAGGAAAAGAATTGTTAGCAGTTGGAATTACTGGAATTTCTTTTTCAAATGATGGAGGAAATTCTTGGAAAAAAATTAGTGATGAACAATATTATAGCATCCAATTTATAGATAAAAACACAGCTTGGTTGTCTGGAGCCCAAAAAATTGGTAAATTGAGCATTCATTAA
- the pepT gene encoding peptidase T, which yields MIDKQHLINRFLSYVVIDTTSDPENSAFPSTEKQWVLAKMLEKELIKIGMQEVELDENCYLMATLPSNISENVPIIGFISHIDTSPDFSGTNVNPQIIENYQGNDIIINEAENIILSPNYFEDLQEYIGQTIITTDGTTLLGADDKAGITEIVTAMEYLMQHPEIKHGKIRICFTPDEEVGKGAHLFDVEKFGADWAYTMDGSQIGELEYENFNAASAVVTIKGKMVHPGYAKGKMINSLLLATDFINALPTLEIPGKTEGYEGFFHLHDVTGSVEETKLEFIIRDHDFDQFEERKYLLQKIAFDMNEQFQNTVVLVDIKNQYFNMKKMITPVMHIVDIAEEVMIDLGIQPIIKPIRGGTDGSQLSFKGLPCPNIFAGGHNFHGRYEYVPVESMIKATEVIIGIAQKVAEKYG from the coding sequence ATGATTGATAAACAACATCTTATTAACCGATTTTTATCTTATGTGGTCATAGACACCACTTCAGATCCTGAAAATTCAGCATTTCCTAGTACTGAAAAGCAATGGGTTTTGGCAAAAATGCTCGAAAAAGAACTTATTAAAATCGGAATGCAAGAAGTGGAATTGGATGAAAACTGCTATCTCATGGCAACTTTGCCTAGCAATATTTCAGAAAATGTTCCAATAATTGGTTTTATTTCTCATATAGATACGAGTCCTGATTTTTCTGGAACAAACGTGAATCCACAAATTATTGAGAATTATCAGGGAAATGACATCATTATCAATGAAGCTGAAAACATCATTTTATCTCCTAATTATTTCGAAGATTTACAAGAATATATTGGACAAACAATCATCACAACTGATGGTACTACCTTATTAGGTGCAGATGATAAAGCAGGTATTACAGAGATTGTAACAGCCATGGAATATTTGATGCAACATCCTGAAATCAAACACGGAAAAATCAGAATTTGTTTTACTCCTGATGAAGAAGTTGGTAAAGGAGCTCATTTATTTGATGTTGAAAAATTCGGAGCAGATTGGGCGTATACTATGGATGGAAGTCAAATTGGGGAATTGGAATATGAAAATTTCAACGCAGCTAGTGCAGTTGTAACCATCAAAGGAAAAATGGTGCATCCTGGCTATGCAAAAGGGAAAATGATCAATTCTTTATTGTTAGCTACCGATTTTATAAATGCATTACCAACACTTGAAATTCCCGGAAAAACAGAGGGTTATGAAGGTTTTTTTCATTTGCATGATGTAACTGGTTCAGTTGAAGAAACGAAATTAGAATTTATCATTAGAGATCACGATTTTGATCAATTTGAAGAACGAAAATATTTGTTGCAAAAAATTGCTTTTGATATGAATGAACAATTTCAAAATACGGTGGTTTTGGTCGATATCAAAAATCAGTATTTCAATATGAAAAAGATGATTACTCCAGTAATGCACATTGTTGATATTGCTGAAGAAGTAATGATTGACCTTGGAATTCAGCCAATTATCAAGCCAATTAGAGGAGGAACAGATGGTTCACAATTGTCTTTTAAAGGATTGCCTTGCCCCAATATTTTTGCAGGAGGTCATAATTTTCATGGTCGCTATGAATATGTGCCTGTAGAATCGATGATCAAAGCAACAGAAGTTATCATTGGAATTGCCCAAAAAGTAGCTGAAAAATATGGATAA
- a CDS encoding 1-acyl-sn-glycerol-3-phosphate acyltransferase, translated as MKRFAGFIFFNILGWKMDTNFPTHLKKYVVIAAPHTSWVDFPIAILARMSSGIMINYIGKDSLFKGPFGFIFRALGGTPVDRSKNNKLVDAIVDIFNSKEEFRLGLSPEGTRKKVTEWKTGFYYIAKGAKVPIVMATLDFENKRIKISEPYYTTDNMEKDFEVFKGFYRDVKGKNPELS; from the coding sequence ATGAAACGATTTGCAGGTTTTATCTTTTTTAACATTTTAGGTTGGAAAATGGATACCAATTTTCCAACTCATTTAAAAAAATATGTTGTAATTGCTGCACCTCACACAAGCTGGGTTGACTTTCCTATTGCAATTTTAGCTAGGATGAGCTCGGGAATTATGATAAATTATATTGGTAAAGATTCTCTTTTTAAAGGACCTTTTGGATTTATTTTTAGAGCATTAGGAGGCACTCCTGTTGATCGCTCAAAAAATAATAAATTGGTTGATGCCATTGTTGATATTTTTAATTCAAAAGAAGAATTCAGATTGGGATTGTCTCCAGAAGGAACTAGAAAAAAAGTAACAGAATGGAAAACAGGTTTTTATTACATTGCAAAAGGAGCAAAAGTACCTATTGTTATGGCAACGTTAGATTTTGAAAATAAGCGTATAAAAATTTCTGAACCTTACTATACCACTGATAATATGGAAAAAGATTTTGAAGTTTTTAAGGGTTTTTACCGAGATGTAAAGGGGAAAAACCCTGAACTTTCATGA
- a CDS encoding patatin-like phospholipase family protein: MKKALVISGGGSKGAFAGGVAQYLMTKEHRHYDLFLGTSTGSLMVSHLALGMLDELKFLYTNVRQESIFSNNPFVIKKVGGENVVTINHLNTLWNFLNGRKTFGESKNLRKLIKENVTREMFESIKNNQKEVIVTVSNLTANQIEYKSSNDCTYEDFCDWIWGSCNYVPFMSLLEKNRQQYADGGFGALVPIRQAILNGATEIDAIILETEVSQINRIPSKNPFSLLFDVFEFMLAHVEKHNITIGKLAANSKDVKLNLYYTPTILTTNSLIFDQKLMSKWWESGYDYAKSKREELMSEFRPDVLPKEELQQR; this comes from the coding sequence ATGAAAAAAGCATTGGTAATTTCTGGTGGAGGAAGTAAAGGCGCATTTGCTGGTGGCGTTGCACAATATTTAATGACCAAAGAACATCGTCATTACGATCTTTTTTTAGGAACATCAACAGGTAGCTTGATGGTTTCGCATTTGGCTTTAGGGATGTTAGATGAATTGAAATTTTTATATACCAATGTGCGCCAAGAATCCATTTTTAGCAACAATCCTTTTGTGATTAAAAAAGTAGGAGGTGAAAATGTGGTTACCATCAATCATTTAAATACACTTTGGAATTTTTTAAACGGACGAAAAACATTTGGTGAAAGCAAAAATTTACGAAAACTGATTAAAGAGAATGTCACTAGAGAAATGTTTGAAAGTATAAAAAACAATCAAAAAGAAGTAATTGTAACCGTTTCTAACCTGACAGCCAATCAAATAGAATACAAATCGAGCAATGATTGTACGTACGAAGATTTTTGCGATTGGATTTGGGGCTCTTGCAATTATGTTCCTTTTATGAGTTTGTTAGAAAAAAACAGACAGCAATATGCTGATGGAGGTTTTGGCGCTTTAGTGCCAATAAGACAGGCAATTTTAAATGGAGCAACAGAAATAGATGCTATTATTTTAGAGACAGAAGTAAGTCAGATTAATAGAATTCCGTCAAAAAATCCGTTTTCATTGTTGTTTGATGTATTCGAATTTATGTTAGCTCATGTTGAAAAACACAATATCACTATTGGAAAATTAGCTGCAAATAGCAAAGACGTAAAACTCAATTTGTATTATACACCTACCATTTTAACTACAAATTCGTTGATTTTTGATCAAAAATTGATGAGTAAATGGTGGGAATCTGGATATGATTATGCAAAATCAAAACGCGAAGAATTGATGAGCGAATTTAGACCTGATGTTTTACCTAAGGAAGAATTGCAACAACGATAA
- the rmuC gene encoding DNA recombination protein RmuC — protein MMNAFFTYTLTALIFGVIGFFIGKLIGKLHFETSKTLLEKEKSSLEERIISEQKNANAKEQEKNVLADAYKKLQEEKEFLLTVKTRQESDLDNLQTKLNEQKVEIEKLQEKFTKEFENLANKILDEKSSKFTLQNKENLETILHPLQEKIKGFEDKVEKTHKESIDYHAALRQQIVGLKELNQQMSKETLNLTKALKGDSKVQGDWGETQLEILLEKANLTKDIHFTTQGGYRDEDGKLKKPDFIINLPNERHLIIDSKVSLTAYERYYSAENEEDKSLYLKNHVESIRKHFKDLSEKKYEKLYDINSPDYVLMFVPIEPAYLLALSKSDSLYLEALDKNIVLVSTSTLLATLSTISSMWRQENQKRNVIEIARQAGALYDQFVNLTEDLIKVGNQLKTVQGTYDVSMKKLTGRGNLISKVENIKQLGATASKSLPQNLLDRALENQ, from the coding sequence ATGATGAACGCATTTTTTACTTATACTCTTACAGCCCTGATTTTTGGTGTAATAGGTTTTTTTATCGGAAAATTAATAGGAAAACTTCATTTCGAAACTTCTAAAACGTTACTAGAAAAAGAGAAATCCTCTTTAGAAGAACGCATCATTTCAGAACAAAAAAATGCAAATGCAAAAGAGCAAGAGAAAAACGTTTTGGCAGATGCGTATAAAAAATTACAAGAAGAAAAGGAATTTTTACTGACTGTAAAAACTCGTCAGGAATCAGATTTGGATAATTTACAAACTAAACTCAATGAGCAAAAAGTTGAAATAGAAAAGCTTCAGGAAAAATTCACCAAAGAATTTGAAAACTTAGCCAACAAAATATTGGATGAAAAATCCAGCAAATTCACACTTCAAAATAAAGAAAACTTAGAAACTATTTTACATCCTTTGCAAGAAAAAATCAAAGGCTTTGAAGATAAAGTAGAAAAAACACACAAAGAAAGTATTGATTATCATGCAGCTTTGCGTCAACAAATCGTAGGTTTGAAAGAATTGAATCAGCAAATGAGTAAAGAAACATTGAATTTGACAAAAGCCCTAAAAGGCGATAGTAAAGTTCAAGGTGATTGGGGTGAAACTCAATTGGAAATTTTGTTAGAAAAAGCAAACCTTACCAAAGACATTCACTTTACCACACAAGGAGGATATAGAGATGAAGATGGGAAATTAAAAAAGCCCGATTTTATCATCAATTTGCCCAATGAACGACATTTAATTATAGACTCTAAAGTGTCATTAACAGCTTACGAAAGGTATTATAGTGCTGAAAACGAAGAGGATAAATCACTATATTTAAAAAATCATGTAGAAAGTATTCGCAAACATTTTAAAGATTTGAGCGAAAAGAAATACGAAAAATTATATGACATCAATTCACCAGATTATGTGTTGATGTTTGTTCCGATTGAACCTGCTTATTTATTGGCTTTAAGTAAAAGTGATAGTTTGTATTTAGAGGCATTAGATAAAAATATTGTCTTGGTTTCAACTTCTACTTTATTAGCTACTTTGAGTACGATTTCTTCTATGTGGAGACAAGAAAACCAAAAACGAAATGTCATTGAAATTGCCAGACAAGCTGGTGCTTTGTATGATCAATTTGTAAACTTAACCGAAGATTTGATTAAAGTTGGTAATCAATTAAAAACAGTTCAAGGAACTTACGATGTTTCTATGAAAAAACTTACAGGAAGAGGTAACTTAATTAGTAAAGTGGAGAATATCAAACAATTAGGCGCAACTGCTTCAAAAAGTTTGCCTCAAAATTTATTAGACAGAGCTTTAGAAAATCAATAA